The following proteins are co-located in the Acidimicrobiales bacterium genome:
- a CDS encoding cytochrome c-type biogenesis protein CcmH, producing the protein MTDTAAPESAGAPDPDSSPSSSTTTTPASLSGKAGPAPWLWVLMGAIVLVALVVGTRPDDTPRTNEDRAHALGDTLKCPTCRSQSVADSDAPVSKEIRAEINRRIEAGETDEQIRDYLVGRFGEDVVLTPAATGVTGLVWVLPVVLVVASGAALGFAFRRWRRRSPVGVTDDDRALVEKARRELEGDGSS; encoded by the coding sequence ATGACCGACACCGCCGCCCCCGAGTCCGCCGGGGCCCCTGATCCCGACTCCTCCCCGTCGTCGTCGACGACGACGACCCCGGCGTCCCTGTCGGGCAAGGCCGGTCCGGCGCCGTGGCTGTGGGTCCTGATGGGGGCGATCGTGCTCGTGGCCCTCGTGGTGGGCACCCGTCCCGACGACACGCCCCGCACCAACGAGGACCGTGCCCATGCGCTCGGCGACACGCTGAAGTGCCCGACGTGTCGCAGCCAGTCGGTGGCCGATTCGGACGCCCCCGTGTCGAAGGAGATCCGCGCCGAGATCAACCGGCGGATCGAGGCCGGCGAGACCGACGAGCAGATCCGTGACTACCTCGTGGGGCGCTTCGGCGAGGACGTCGTGCTGACCCCTGCCGCCACCGGGGTCACCGGGCTGGTGTGGGTCCTGCCGGTCGTGTTGGTGGTGGCCAGCGGCGCCGCCCTGGGCTTCGCCTTCCGGCGCTGGCGCCGCCGGTCGCCCGTCGGGGTCACCGACGACGACCGGGCGCTGGTGGAGAAGGCCCGCCGCGAGCTCGAGGGCGACGGGTCGTCGTGA
- a CDS encoding DUF1446 domain-containing protein, which produces MSSNGSRRGDARGGAKPVRIGGGQGFYGDGHEPVGALLEAGVDYLVCEALAELTLAILAKDRLRDEALGYARDLPLYVAAAAPYLLDGRTKLITNAGGINPVAAGRAVAGFAKQAGVGGLTIATVVGDDVRPRAAELGLPDDAIFANAYLGARPIVEALAAGADIVITGRVADASLFLAPLIHEFGWAWDDWDRLAAGVTVGHLLECSGQVTGGNYSGAWWENPDPLHVGFPLGEVDQDGAMVLTKPEGTGGMVTFDTVREQLLYEVHDPSRYLNPDVVADFTTVQLDDLGDDRVRVSGATGRPAPETYKGLVCTPAGWSGEIRFGYSWPDAEAKARAALSFVRRRAEDAGVAVDEWHEEYFGLNAYGGDTVDLGPRAGGDHEPPEVIGRLAWRAADRDVAASVAKGAGVLGLSGPPTITGTGRARDGKPTQLLAVEPFFVERASVDAGVRVDVAVL; this is translated from the coding sequence GTGAGCTCGAACGGATCCCGAAGGGGTGACGCCCGAGGCGGCGCAAAGCCAGTACGCATCGGGGGTGGGCAGGGGTTCTACGGCGACGGCCACGAGCCGGTGGGCGCGCTCCTCGAGGCCGGCGTGGACTACCTGGTCTGCGAGGCGCTGGCCGAGCTGACCCTCGCCATACTCGCCAAGGACCGGCTCCGCGACGAGGCGCTCGGGTACGCCCGTGACCTGCCGCTCTACGTGGCGGCCGCGGCGCCGTACCTGCTCGACGGGCGCACGAAGCTCATCACCAACGCCGGCGGCATCAACCCCGTCGCCGCCGGTCGGGCCGTGGCCGGCTTCGCCAAGCAGGCCGGCGTCGGCGGCCTGACCATCGCCACGGTGGTGGGCGACGACGTGCGTCCCCGGGCCGCCGAGTTGGGCCTGCCCGACGACGCCATCTTCGCCAACGCCTACCTGGGCGCCCGTCCCATCGTCGAGGCGCTCGCCGCCGGCGCCGACATCGTCATCACCGGGCGGGTGGCCGACGCCTCGCTCTTCCTGGCCCCGCTCATCCACGAGTTCGGGTGGGCGTGGGACGACTGGGACCGCCTCGCCGCCGGCGTGACCGTCGGCCACCTGCTGGAGTGCAGCGGCCAGGTCACCGGGGGCAATTACTCGGGGGCATGGTGGGAGAACCCCGACCCGCTGCACGTCGGCTTCCCCCTCGGGGAGGTCGACCAGGACGGCGCCATGGTCCTCACCAAGCCCGAGGGGACCGGGGGCATGGTCACGTTCGACACCGTCCGGGAGCAGCTCCTCTACGAGGTGCACGACCCGAGTCGCTACCTCAACCCCGACGTCGTGGCCGACTTCACCACGGTGCAGCTCGACGATCTCGGCGACGACCGGGTCCGGGTGTCCGGCGCCACGGGACGCCCGGCGCCCGAGACCTACAAGGGCCTGGTGTGCACGCCCGCCGGGTGGTCCGGCGAGATCCGCTTCGGCTACTCGTGGCCCGACGCCGAGGCCAAGGCACGTGCGGCGCTGTCCTTCGTGCGCCGACGGGCGGAGGACGCCGGGGTGGCCGTCGACGAGTGGCACGAGGAGTACTTCGGGCTGAACGCGTACGGCGGCGACACGGTGGACCTGGGCCCCCGCGCCGGCGGCGACCACGAGCCGCCCGAGGTCATCGGGCGCCTCGCGTGGCGAGCCGCCGACCGAGACGTCGCCGCGTCGGTGGCGAAGGGCGCCGGCGTGTTGGGCCTGTCGGGCCCGCCCACCATCACCGGCACCGGGCGCGCCCGCGACGGCAAGCCCACGCAGCTCCTCGCGGTCGAGCCCTTCTTCGTCGAGCGGGCGTCGGTCGACGCCGGCGTGCGCGTCGACGTCGCCGTGCTCTGA
- a CDS encoding Mrp/NBP35 family ATP-binding protein — protein sequence MSDQRNAVESAIGGVLEPELERTLADLGLVRGVAVDGGRVHAVVALTTPENPTAPELAQRITDAAGAVEGVTGIDIEFSVLTDDERLALRQRLLGDPHATAGTTEAHGHAEGRAIPFNQPGSHTRALLIASGKGGVGKSSVSTNLAVALAAQGHRTAIVDADVWGFSVPRMLGIHRPPTLIDEMLVPPRANGVACISMGFFADESQPVIWRGPMLHKALEQFLTDVYWGEPDFLVVDLPPGTGDISISLASFLPQSEVYVVTTPQPAAERVAQRAAFMAQKVGLEVKGVIENMSWFTGDDGTRYELFGAGGGAGLAERLDVPLVGQVPLVPALREGGDGGEPIAAADPDSEAGRVFAEMARTIAVDLAPTKRRHPELRIV from the coding sequence ATGAGCGATCAGCGCAACGCCGTCGAGTCGGCCATCGGCGGCGTGCTCGAGCCCGAGCTCGAGCGCACCCTCGCCGACCTCGGCCTGGTGCGTGGCGTCGCCGTCGACGGCGGCCGCGTGCACGCGGTCGTGGCCCTCACCACCCCCGAGAACCCCACGGCGCCCGAACTGGCCCAACGCATCACCGACGCCGCCGGCGCCGTCGAGGGCGTCACCGGCATCGACATCGAGTTCTCGGTCCTCACCGACGACGAGCGGCTGGCCCTGCGCCAGCGCCTCCTCGGCGACCCCCACGCCACCGCCGGCACCACCGAGGCCCACGGGCATGCCGAGGGCCGGGCCATCCCCTTCAACCAGCCCGGCTCGCACACCCGCGCCCTGCTGATCGCCTCCGGCAAGGGCGGCGTGGGGAAGTCCTCGGTCAGCACGAACCTCGCCGTGGCCCTCGCCGCCCAGGGCCACCGCACCGCCATCGTCGACGCCGACGTGTGGGGCTTCTCCGTCCCACGAATGCTCGGCATCCACCGGCCGCCCACCCTCATCGACGAGATGCTCGTCCCGCCCCGAGCCAACGGCGTGGCGTGCATCTCGATGGGCTTCTTCGCCGACGAGAGCCAGCCCGTGATCTGGCGGGGTCCGATGCTCCACAAGGCCCTCGAGCAGTTCCTCACCGACGTCTACTGGGGCGAGCCCGACTTCCTCGTGGTCGACCTGCCCCCGGGCACGGGCGACATCTCGATCTCCCTCGCCAGCTTCCTGCCCCAGAGCGAGGTGTACGTGGTCACCACCCCGCAGCCCGCAGCCGAGCGGGTGGCCCAGCGAGCGGCCTTCATGGCCCAGAAGGTGGGCCTCGAGGTGAAGGGCGTCATCGAGAACATGTCGTGGTTCACCGGCGACGACGGCACCCGCTACGAGCTCTTCGGCGCCGGCGGTGGGGCCGGCCTGGCCGAGCGCCTCGACGTGCCCCTCGTCGGCCAGGTGCCCCTGGTGCCGGCCCTGCGCGAGGGCGGCGACGGCGGCGAGCCCATCGCCGCGGCCGACCCCGACAGCGAGGCCGGGCGGGTGTTCGCGGAGATGGCCCGCACCATCGCCGTCGATCTGGCACCCACGAAGCGCCGTCACCCCGAGCTCCGGATCGTGTGA
- a CDS encoding AAA family ATPase — protein sequence MAKKTTVAPPPASFEQLLATREIVVTCGSGGVGKTTTAAAAGAMAAVHLGGKVLVLTVDPARRLATALGLEQFGNVETQVPASAFAEAGVEPRGELWVAMLDMKASWDDLVHRYAPDEETREAILANPLYQNITGKFVQSHDYIAMERLYEIHVSGRYDLIIVDTPPTRNAIDFLEAPERMADFFSSRLLRWLTAPARSRILSTASKPFYSMADRILGSQFLQDIADFFLLFQTMYDGFVERARSIERTLADRCTTFVVVSTLDTAPAREAEFFIEALAERELNLGALVLNKVLPPFFVDAEAGAMAEQVCRDSEALAEQVVAEGIGGCTDAGQVARVLSEVGESFVNYRVVATREAEEAARLGERPGLVAAVSYLESDVHDLGGLLELGERLWS from the coding sequence GTGGCCAAGAAGACCACCGTGGCGCCGCCGCCCGCGTCGTTCGAGCAGCTGCTGGCCACGCGCGAGATCGTCGTCACCTGTGGCTCGGGTGGCGTGGGCAAGACCACCACCGCGGCGGCCGCCGGGGCGATGGCCGCGGTGCACCTCGGCGGCAAGGTCCTCGTGCTCACCGTCGACCCCGCCCGCCGCCTCGCCACCGCCCTCGGCCTCGAGCAGTTCGGCAACGTCGAGACCCAGGTCCCCGCCAGTGCCTTCGCCGAGGCCGGCGTCGAGCCCCGGGGCGAGCTCTGGGTGGCCATGTTGGACATGAAGGCGTCGTGGGACGACCTCGTCCACCGCTACGCGCCGGACGAGGAGACCCGCGAGGCGATCCTGGCCAACCCGCTCTACCAGAACATCACCGGCAAGTTCGTCCAGAGCCACGACTACATCGCCATGGAGCGGCTCTACGAGATCCACGTCTCGGGTCGCTACGACCTCATCATCGTGGACACCCCGCCCACCCGGAACGCCATCGACTTCCTCGAGGCGCCCGAGCGCATGGCCGACTTCTTCAGCAGCCGCCTGCTGCGCTGGCTCACCGCCCCGGCCCGCTCCCGCATCCTCAGCACCGCCTCGAAGCCCTTCTACTCGATGGCCGACCGGATCCTCGGCTCCCAGTTCCTCCAGGACATCGCCGACTTCTTCCTGCTCTTCCAGACCATGTACGACGGCTTCGTCGAGCGCGCCCGGTCCATCGAGCGGACGCTGGCCGACCGCTGCACCACCTTCGTGGTGGTGAGCACCCTCGACACGGCGCCGGCACGCGAGGCCGAGTTCTTCATCGAGGCACTCGCGGAGCGGGAGCTGAACCTCGGGGCGCTGGTGCTCAACAAGGTGCTGCCGCCGTTCTTCGTCGACGCCGAGGCCGGGGCGATGGCCGAGCAGGTCTGCCGGGACAGCGAGGCGCTGGCTGAGCAGGTCGTGGCCGAGGGCATCGGGGGCTGCACCGACGCCGGACAGGTCGCCCGGGTGCTCAGCGAGGTCGGCGAGAGCTTCGTCAACTACCGGGTGGTCGCCACCCGCGAGGCCGAGGAGGCCGCCCGCCTGGGCGAGCGTCCCGGCCTCGTGGCGGCGGTGTCCTACCTCGAGTCCGACGTCCACGACCTGGGCGGCCTCCTCGAGCTCGGCGAGCGTCTCTGGTCGTGA
- a CDS encoding ArsA family ATPase: protein MPLLDRRLLFVTGKGGVGKTTVASALGVLAAKQGKKTLVCEFDAKGNIADFFGSDPTRFEPLEVQPNLFAMSMDTEESLKEYLRLQIKVPLLAKIGPLARTLDFVANAAPGVKEILTVGKVAWEVREDHYDLVIADAAASGHVVAQLSAPQAIGELVKVGLIKEQTSWLSDILDDPAVTGAVLVSAPEEMPVSETLELAERIRTDTRVDIAAVAVNRVLPELFGRGEEAVFDALSEPAARERLDALVGHPTAPLFDAARLAVTLRRTRAEHLDRLRHELPAELPLLYLPELFTRSHGSRATHQVAAALAAELGLEA from the coding sequence GTGCCGCTGCTCGATCGGCGGCTCCTCTTCGTCACCGGCAAGGGCGGGGTCGGCAAGACCACCGTCGCGTCCGCCCTCGGGGTGCTCGCGGCGAAGCAGGGCAAGAAGACCCTCGTCTGCGAGTTCGACGCCAAGGGCAACATCGCCGACTTCTTCGGGTCGGACCCGACCCGCTTCGAGCCGCTCGAGGTGCAGCCGAACCTCTTCGCCATGTCCATGGACACCGAGGAGTCGCTGAAGGAGTACCTGCGTCTCCAGATCAAGGTGCCGCTGCTGGCCAAGATCGGGCCGCTGGCCCGGACCCTCGACTTCGTGGCCAACGCCGCGCCGGGCGTGAAGGAGATCCTCACCGTCGGCAAGGTGGCGTGGGAGGTGCGCGAGGACCACTACGACCTCGTGATCGCCGACGCCGCCGCCAGCGGCCACGTGGTGGCGCAGCTCTCGGCGCCGCAGGCCATCGGTGAGCTGGTGAAGGTCGGCCTCATCAAGGAGCAGACCAGCTGGCTGAGCGACATCCTCGACGACCCCGCCGTCACCGGCGCGGTCCTCGTGTCGGCGCCGGAGGAGATGCCGGTCAGCGAGACCCTCGAGCTGGCCGAGCGCATCCGCACCGACACCCGGGTGGACATCGCCGCCGTCGCGGTCAACCGGGTGCTCCCCGAGCTGTTCGGTCGGGGCGAGGAAGCGGTCTTCGACGCCTTGTCCGAGCCCGCCGCGCGCGAGCGCCTCGACGCGCTGGTGGGCCACCCCACCGCCCCGCTCTTCGACGCCGCCCGGCTGGCGGTCACCCTTCGCCGCACCCGGGCTGAGCACCTCGACCGCCTCCGCCACGAGCTGCCCGCAGAGCTCCCCCTGCTCTACCTGCCCGAGCTGTTCACCCGCAGCCACGGGTCGCGCGCCACCCACCAGGTGGCGGCCGCCCTCGCCGCCGAGCTCGGGCTGGAGGCCTAG
- a CDS encoding TlpA family protein disulfide reductase yields MTDPQAPDGPRRHGRVLEDPPSADADADADAGTRAGDGGSGVASSGPAASGDEGTGDAAGLSEGRPRRRGPIFFVALGVAVVLAVFVVVLATREPSQDRRADSPLVGEVAPPVRGVSLTTGDEFDLDSLRGQWVVVNFFATWCVPCRVEHPELLSFSRRHAQIGDASVVSVVFDDEPGEVQQYFEDNDSTWPVIDGSGTGVALDYAVAAVPESFIISPTGYVVAKVTGGVTSVGLDQLIDQLSGAESDGAGSDGAGSGSPGTTTP; encoded by the coding sequence GTGACCGACCCCCAGGCTCCTGACGGGCCCCGCCGGCACGGGCGCGTGCTCGAGGACCCGCCTTCCGCCGACGCCGACGCCGACGCTGATGCCGGTACCCGTGCCGGGGACGGCGGGTCGGGCGTCGCGTCGTCGGGTCCCGCCGCGTCGGGCGACGAGGGCACGGGCGACGCCGCCGGCCTGTCCGAGGGGCGCCCCCGCCGCCGCGGCCCTATCTTCTTCGTGGCCCTCGGCGTCGCCGTCGTCCTCGCCGTGTTCGTGGTGGTGCTGGCCACCCGTGAGCCCAGTCAGGACCGACGGGCCGACAGCCCCCTGGTGGGCGAGGTCGCCCCGCCGGTGCGGGGGGTCTCGCTCACCACCGGCGACGAGTTCGACCTCGACTCGCTGCGGGGCCAGTGGGTGGTCGTGAACTTCTTCGCCACCTGGTGCGTGCCGTGCCGGGTCGAGCACCCCGAGCTGCTGTCGTTCAGCCGTCGCCACGCCCAGATCGGCGACGCCTCGGTGGTCAGCGTCGTGTTCGACGACGAGCCGGGCGAGGTGCAGCAGTACTTCGAGGACAACGACAGCACCTGGCCGGTCATCGACGGCTCCGGCACCGGCGTGGCCCTCGACTACGCGGTGGCGGCCGTGCCCGAGTCGTTCATCATCTCGCCGACGGGCTACGTCGTGGCCAAGGTGACCGGCGGCGTCACCAGCGTCGGCCTCGACCAGCTCATCGACCAGCTCTCCGGTGCCGAGTCCGACGGCGCCGGGTCCGACGGTGCCGGGTCGGGCTCCCCGGGGACCACGACGCCATGA
- a CDS encoding TM2 domain-containing protein — MSDAPPPPPGPDPSSVPPPPAPGYQQPAPGYQQPPAYQQPMAAGGVPAVGPDGTPLKSKMVAGLLGIFLGGFGVHNFYLGNTNKGIIQIVVTLVTCGIGAIWGTIEGILILVGNQGFSTDAQGRPLTD, encoded by the coding sequence ATGTCTGATGCCCCGCCGCCGCCTCCTGGTCCGGATCCGAGCAGCGTCCCGCCGCCGCCCGCTCCCGGCTACCAGCAGCCCGCACCCGGCTACCAGCAGCCGCCCGCCTACCAGCAGCCCATGGCCGCCGGTGGCGTCCCGGCCGTCGGCCCCGACGGCACGCCCCTCAAGTCGAAGATGGTCGCCGGCCTGCTCGGCATCTTCCTCGGCGGCTTCGGCGTCCACAACTTCTACCTGGGCAACACCAACAAGGGGATCATCCAGATCGTGGTCACCCTGGTCACCTGCGGCATCGGGGCCATCTGGGGGACCATCGAGGGCATCTTGATCCTCGTGGGCAACCAGGGCTTCTCCACCGACGCCCAGGGTCGCCCGCTGACGGACTAG
- a CDS encoding histidine phosphatase family protein, whose amino-acid sequence MTVYLVRHADALSRSEWAHDDLLRPLTEKGFGQAKGLVELWGAKGIRRLITSPAVRCRQTLDPLASHLGLVIEDHDALLEGASVDGARELLDSVRGIDVALCSHGDIIPDLVNRLIGEGMEAHGRDAKKGSTWVLHPEGKRFVRGRYEPAP is encoded by the coding sequence GTGACCGTCTACCTCGTCCGCCACGCCGACGCCCTCAGCCGCAGCGAATGGGCCCACGACGACCTGCTCCGGCCCCTCACCGAGAAGGGGTTCGGTCAGGCCAAGGGCCTGGTCGAGCTCTGGGGCGCCAAGGGCATCCGTCGGCTGATCACCAGCCCGGCGGTGCGGTGCCGCCAGACCCTCGACCCCCTGGCCTCGCACCTCGGCCTTGTCATCGAGGACCACGACGCCCTGCTCGAGGGCGCGTCGGTGGATGGTGCCCGCGAGCTGCTCGATTCGGTCCGGGGGATCGACGTGGCGCTGTGCAGCCACGGCGACATCATCCCCGACCTGGTGAACCGGCTCATCGGCGAGGGCATGGAGGCCCACGGCCGCGACGCCAAGAAGGGCTCGACCTGGGTGCTGCACCCCGAAGGGAAGCGCTTCGTCAGGGGGCGGTACGAGCCCGCCCCCTGA
- a CDS encoding cysteine desulfurase — protein sequence MSRRHYLDHASTSPPRPEVVEAMVACLRDPAGDPGRIHAEGLTARVAVETAREQVAACFGARSREVVFTSGGTEAIATAVWGAAERGAHQVVPAVEHSAVREAAARAGAVTVVGVDGGGRVDAGEVLAAITPETALVHVQWANHEVGTVQPVADVVAGCRDRGVLVHVDAAQANGHLPIAFTDLGADLLSLSAHKFGGPAGAGALLVRRGLRLRPLLLGGDQERARRAGIENVTAVVGFGAAAEALGGGRIEAEAAEARRLTDRILAAVADLDGVRVYGDLDHRAPHLVCLGIDGIEPQAVLLGLDRAGVAAHSGSACSSESLEPSPVLEAMGVDAHRSLRLSVGWSTTDADVDALLTALPKVLADLRALAGG from the coding sequence GTGAGCCGGCGCCACTACCTGGACCACGCGTCGACGTCGCCCCCGCGGCCCGAGGTGGTCGAGGCGATGGTCGCCTGCCTGCGTGACCCCGCCGGCGACCCCGGCCGCATACACGCCGAGGGCCTGACCGCCCGGGTGGCGGTCGAGACGGCCCGGGAGCAGGTGGCAGCGTGCTTCGGCGCCCGCTCGCGCGAAGTGGTCTTCACCAGCGGTGGCACCGAGGCCATCGCCACCGCGGTGTGGGGCGCCGCCGAGCGGGGGGCGCACCAGGTCGTGCCCGCCGTCGAGCACTCCGCCGTTCGGGAGGCGGCGGCCCGCGCCGGCGCCGTGACCGTCGTGGGCGTCGACGGCGGCGGTCGGGTCGACGCCGGCGAGGTTCTGGCCGCCATCACGCCCGAGACCGCCCTTGTCCACGTGCAGTGGGCCAACCACGAGGTGGGCACCGTCCAACCGGTCGCCGACGTGGTGGCCGGGTGCCGCGACCGGGGCGTGCTGGTGCACGTCGACGCCGCCCAGGCCAACGGCCACCTCCCCATCGCGTTCACCGACCTCGGCGCCGATCTGCTGTCGCTCAGCGCCCACAAGTTCGGGGGCCCGGCCGGCGCCGGCGCCCTGCTGGTCCGACGAGGTCTGCGCCTGCGCCCGCTCCTGCTGGGCGGCGACCAGGAGCGGGCCCGACGGGCGGGCATCGAGAACGTCACCGCCGTGGTCGGCTTCGGTGCCGCCGCCGAGGCGCTCGGCGGCGGGCGGATCGAGGCGGAGGCCGCCGAGGCCCGCCGTCTCACCGACCGGATCCTGGCCGCGGTGGCCGATCTCGATGGCGTCCGGGTCTACGGCGACCTCGACCACCGGGCCCCGCACCTCGTCTGCCTCGGCATCGACGGCATCGAGCCACAAGCCGTGCTGCTCGGCCTCGACCGGGCCGGCGTCGCCGCCCACTCGGGCAGCGCCTGCTCGTCCGAGTCGCTCGAGCCCTCCCCCGTGCTCGAGGCCATGGGCGTCGACGCCCACCGCTCGCTGCGCCTCTCGGTGGGCTGGAGCACGACCGACGCCGACGTCGACGCCCTCCTCACCGCCCTCCCGAAGGTCCTCGCCGACCTCCGCGCCCTCGCCGGCGGCTGA
- a CDS encoding helix-turn-helix domain-containing protein, whose protein sequence is MDGSALTATEFASAVTAITSAFGDPTRRDIYLFAREHAEGVTAAEVAQRFELHANVARHHLDKLASGGYLEVAVERSESGGAGRPSKHYRVTSDAMPIEMPVRHDDVLVTLLGRALELLGPAEAERMAEEVGIEYGRTMAESMGTGGDQSRSFRTALHSVADALTAHGFAMRAESRNGQLRLVSEHCPFGDAAVEHPVICAVDRGMVKGMLGALYGDTTPATEASLPMGDERCVTAVPE, encoded by the coding sequence GTGGACGGCTCGGCCCTCACCGCCACCGAGTTCGCCTCGGCGGTCACGGCGATCACCTCGGCCTTCGGCGACCCCACCCGGCGGGACATCTACCTCTTCGCCCGTGAGCACGCCGAAGGCGTCACCGCCGCAGAGGTGGCGCAACGCTTCGAGCTGCATGCCAACGTCGCCCGCCACCACCTCGACAAGCTCGCCTCCGGCGGGTACCTGGAGGTCGCGGTCGAGCGCAGCGAGTCCGGCGGCGCCGGTCGGCCCTCGAAGCACTACCGGGTCACCAGCGACGCGATGCCCATCGAGATGCCGGTGCGCCACGACGACGTGCTCGTCACCTTGCTGGGCCGCGCCCTCGAGCTGCTCGGACCCGCCGAGGCCGAGCGGATGGCCGAGGAGGTGGGCATCGAATACGGCCGCACGATGGCCGAGTCCATGGGCACCGGCGGCGACCAGTCCCGTTCGTTCCGGACCGCGCTGCACTCCGTGGCCGACGCGCTCACCGCTCACGGCTTCGCCATGCGCGCCGAGTCGCGCAACGGCCAGCTGCGCCTCGTGTCCGAGCACTGCCCGTTCGGCGATGCCGCCGTCGAGCACCCGGTGATCTGCGCGGTCGACCGCGGCATGGTGAAGGGCATGCTCGGCGCCCTCTACGGCGACACCACGCCCGCCACGGAGGCGTCGCTCCCCATGGGCGACGAGCGCTGCGTCACCGCCGTCCCCGAGTGA
- a CDS encoding DUF4234 domain-containing protein: MTNVSPSGKPLGKLRSPIGVWLLTLITFGIYLVYWWYKVNKELDDFDDEINISPVLSAIALFGVITTVVTIVRTGGRIGHAQKRAMGEDDTSGWLGLLLAFCATLNVAYYQAKLNKLWESQGATRA, translated from the coding sequence ATGACCAACGTCTCACCTTCGGGCAAGCCCCTCGGCAAGCTGCGCAGCCCCATCGGCGTGTGGCTGCTCACCCTCATCACCTTCGGGATCTACCTCGTGTACTGGTGGTACAAGGTCAACAAGGAGCTCGACGACTTCGACGACGAGATCAACATCTCGCCCGTCCTCAGCGCCATCGCCCTGTTCGGGGTCATCACCACGGTCGTCACCATCGTCCGCACCGGCGGGCGAATCGGCCACGCCCAGAAGCGGGCCATGGGCGAGGACGACACGTCCGGTTGGCTGGGTCTGCTCCTGGCCTTCTGCGCCACCCTGAACGTCGCCTATTACCAGGCCAAGCTCAACAAGCTGTGGGAGAGCCAGGGCGCCACCCGGGCCTGA
- a CDS encoding cytochrome c maturation protein CcmE: protein MALTPPPPPPSATADESDEDLPPVDLTPRAGRARGKRRLPVILALVVVVAALIFIAAQSLGSATLFFYNVDEAVANKDDLGDDRFRLQGTVEEGSVQESDDRVEFVVFFGGAEVDVVHQGDPPELFQPNIPVVLEGNWDGDHFASDRIMVKHSSSYAEDNPDRVEPVDAPAADGVTDSGSSAPSGPDESSGGDAAESGNP from the coding sequence ATGGCTCTGACCCCACCGCCCCCGCCGCCGTCGGCCACCGCCGACGAGTCCGACGAGGACCTCCCCCCGGTCGACCTCACGCCCCGCGCCGGACGGGCACGGGGCAAGCGCCGCCTGCCCGTGATCCTCGCCCTCGTCGTGGTCGTCGCCGCCCTGATCTTCATCGCCGCCCAGAGCCTCGGCTCGGCCACCTTGTTCTTCTACAACGTCGACGAGGCGGTCGCGAACAAGGACGACCTGGGTGACGACCGCTTCCGCCTCCAGGGCACCGTCGAGGAGGGCTCGGTCCAAGAGTCCGACGACCGGGTCGAGTTCGTGGTGTTCTTCGGCGGCGCCGAGGTGGACGTGGTCCACCAAGGCGACCCGCCCGAGCTCTTCCAGCCCAACATCCCCGTGGTGCTCGAGGGCAACTGGGACGGCGACCACTTCGCCTCCGACCGCATCATGGTGAAGCACTCCTCGTCCTACGCCGAGGACAACCCCGACCGGGTCGAGCCGGTCGACGCACCGGCCGCCGACGGCGTCACGGACAGTGGGTCGTCCGCGCCGTCCGGCCCCGACGAGTCGTCGGGGGGCGACGCCGCCGAGTCCGGCAACCCGTGA
- a CDS encoding DUF3107 domain-containing protein — MDVRIGVTYSPKELDLDLGDDVDRDALKKSIEAALSDDDGVLWLSDKRGREVAIPSGKVAYVELGSPEDERRIGFGAG; from the coding sequence ATGGACGTTCGCATCGGTGTGACCTACAGCCCCAAGGAGCTCGACCTCGACCTGGGCGACGACGTCGATCGCGACGCCCTGAAGAAGAGCATCGAGGCCGCCCTTTCCGACGACGACGGTGTGCTCTGGCTGAGCGACAAGCGCGGGCGGGAGGTCGCCATCCCGTCGGGCAAGGTGGCCTACGTCGAGCTCGGCAGCCCCGAGGACGAGCGGCGGATCGGCTTCGGGGCCGGCTGA